DNA sequence from the Cellulophaga sp. HaHaR_3_176 genome:
AGATTTTACATTAATAGGTAAGCCCGAATAGATAAAATTAGTACTTTGGAATAGAATTTGTTTAGTACTGGTTATAATTACCTAAAAACAATAAAATGAAACAATTTTTCACGTTTATTTTTCTGTTAACTACTCTTGTACAAGTACAAGGGCAAGATGAAGAAGTAACGCAAAAGTTAGAAAAATTTACTACGATAAAAGTATACGACGGATTATCTGTTAATTTAATAAAATCTGATAATAATAAGGCAATAATTACTGGTGCAAACACCAGTAAAGTTGCCCTTGTTACTAATGAAGGAGTTTTAAAAATACGCATGGAGATTGGTAAAATCTTTAGCGGATATAGAACTTTTATCGATTTGTATTATACAGATGATTTGGTAACTATTGATGTTAATGAAGATGCTAAAATCAGTAATAAAGAATCTATAAAACAAGATTTTTTAGAGCTTAAAGCTCAAGAAGGTGGTGAGTTAATAATTAATGCTCAAGTAGAGCAATTGATTATTAAAACAGTTACTGGAGGTATAATTACAACGACAGGTTTTTCAGACAATCAAGATGTTTTGATTAACACAGGTGGTATTTACCAAGGTAAAGCATTTAAAACAAATTTTTCTACAGTTAATGTCAATGCAGGCTCAAAAGCTGAAATTTATGCAATAAATTATGTGAAAGCTAGTGTAAAAGCTGGCGGAGAAGTATTAGTTTACGGAAATCCAAAAAAAATGGATGAGAAAACTGTGTTCGGTGGAACAATTACAAGAATGTAATTTACAATAAAGCATACTACAAATGATTGAAGATATTCAGGCAGCAATACCATTAGGCTTTTTTTTAAGTTTTATGATTGGCCCTGTGTTCTTTGTTCTTTTAGAAACTAGCGCTACAAAGGGTTTTAGAGCCGCTTTAAGCTTCGATTTTGGTGTAATAATAGCTGATATCGTATTTTTAGTAATCGCATATTTTAGTAGCTTTCAATTATTAGAAAACTTAAGCAATCAACCTGGTTTATATGTTTTTGGAGGTGTAATATTGTTAGTGTACGGTATTGTTACTTTTAAAAAGAAGCAAGTAAAAATGCGCGATGAAAATGTAAAAGTTACTAGCGGTACTTATGTAAGCTTATTTATAAAAGGATTTCTGCTTAACTTTATTAACATCGGAGTTTTAGTTTTTTGGCTTGGTATTATTATAATTGTAGGGCCTAGTTTAGATAATGATGGTGAAAGAATTATGGTATTTTTTGGAACAATGTTAGCCTCTTATTTTGTTACTGATTTAATTAAAATATTATTAGCTAAGCAATTAAGAAAAAAACTTACACCTCGACGTATTTTTTTAGTAAAAAAAGGATTAGGTGTCGTTTTAATAATTTGCGGTTTAGTTTTAATAACTAAAGGTTTTCTTCCTAAAGACAAATTGAATATTCAAGAAGGTATTGAAATGATTAGAGAAGTAGAAGAAAATTAATGATCTACTCTGTATTTGTATATTAGTAAAGTTAATTTATGTATACATAACTAACATTAAAACTCATGGATAAATCCGAACTTAAAACTTATTTTCATTCTTTATTTGCTATTTCAGAGCCAGTTGTAAAAGAAATTACAGAAACATTTAGCTATTTTACTTTAGATAAAAATACTGTTTTACTTGATAAAGATACCATCAGTACAAAGACGTATTTTTTAGAAAAAGGATATATACGGTCGTATATTTTAAATGAAGATAATGAGGAGGTAACTACAAATATTTATACGGCACCTTGTTTTGTGAATGACTTCTTATCTTTTTTCAAAAAGCAACCTACTAAAGAAGTATATCAAACCTTAACAGATTGCTCATTTTGGGAAACTAATTTTGATAATGTTCAGGCTAATTTTCATAACATAACAGAATTTAGAGAGTTTAGCAGGCTGTTGTTTGTTATAAATTACTATAAATTAAATGATAGATTGATTGAAATGGCTAGTCAAAAAGCAGAGACTAGATATTTAAATCTTTTAAAATTACAACCCCATATTTTTTACCATGTACCTCTTAAAATTATAGCTTCTTATTTAGGTATTACAGATAGTAGCTTGAGTAGAATTAGAAAAGAAATTAGTAAAATGTAATTTCTTGCCATTTATCAAGTGTTTATATATTTGTGAGTATTCATCTTTGTAAAAATTAAAAAAATGAATAGAAAACATATTGTTATTATCGGTTTAGGTGGTGTAGGTGGTTATTTTGGATTTAAAATTAATCAGACTAATGAAATAAATAAAGAGCATGAAATATCTTTTATAGCTAGAGATAAAACCTATAATCAGGTAAAAGAAAATGGTTTAACATTACTTTCTTCTGAACATAAAAATACTGTTACGCACCCTGATGCTATTTATGAACACATTTCAGAAATTGAAAATCCTGATTTAATACTAATATGTGTTAAAGAGTATGATTTAGAACGTGTTTGCAAACAACTTTTTAATATTATTACTGATAAGACGGTATTGTTACCAATGATGAATGGTGCTGATATTTACGACCGTATTCGTGCTATTTTACCACAAACAGTTGTTTTACCATCTTGCGTTTATGTTGCTTCACATATAGAAGAAAAAGGAATTGTTAACCATAAAGGAAAACCGGGAAAATTAATTTTTGGTAAAGATTCTGAACACAAATCTGAAAATTTAGATTGGATTTTAAAATTATTAGAAACTAGTAAAATAGATTTTGAATTTAAAGAGAATGCGCTAACCGCTATCTGGTCTAAATTTATTTTTATAGCTAGTTTTGGTTTGGTATCTGCTAATCATAATTCTTCTATTGGCGCTGTATGTACTGATGTTTCTCAGAAAGAAGAAGCCACTAAAATAATGCTTGAAATTAAGGCAATTGCAGATAAAAAAAGTATTTTTTTAGCAGATGATATCATTCAGAAAACTTTTGAAAAGGCTGGTACTTTTCCACCAAAAACACCTACCTCATTACAATTAGATGTACATTCTGGTAAAAATAAAACGGAGTTAGAACTTTTTGCAGCTGCTATTATTAATTATGGGATTGCTCTTGATATTTCTACACTTTTTACAGAGAGTATTTATAGTAGAATAAAGGCTAATCATAAAAATTTATTATAGATTAAAGTAGGCTTTAAATACTTCATTTTTTAGGTTATAGGTATAATATTATTATAGTTTATAAAACAAAAAACCTCTTCTAATTAAAGAAGAGGTTTTTGAAGAGGCATCGAGCGGATTCGAACCGCTGTACAAGCTTTTGCAGAGCTCTGCCTAGCCACTCGGCCACAATGCCAATTTAGGATTGCAAATTTACAAAAATTTATAAGACTAATTTTAAATTTTTGTAGTTTATTTTAATAATAAAAATTAAAAAAAGCCCATCTTTTAAAGAAAAGAGAGGCTTTTTTTTGAGGCATCGAGTGGATTCGAACCACTATGTAAGTTCTTGCGGAACCATGTCTATCCAATTCGACCACAATGCCATTTTGTTATAACAAAGATCATAATTTTATACCGTATTGTAAAATGAGAAGAGTGTATTTCAACGAGTTAATTGTAGGTTTATCGAAACCATTTCAACATCGCCGTTAATAGGAGGGTTTATTTTAGAAACTGTTACCTCAGCTAACGAAACCGTCTCACATTCTTTTAAAATACGATCTAATATGCGTTTAGCAACATGCTCTAATAATTTAGATTTAATAGCCATTTCTTGCTTTACAATATGGTTGATTAAAACATAATCTACCGTATCATTCAAATCATCTGAAATAGATGCTTTTTTTAAATCTGCTAAAACCTCTACATCTACTCTATAATCGCTACCATTTATACTTTCTTCTCTTAAGCAACCATGGTATGCATAAACTCTAATGTTACTGACTTTTATTTTACCCACTTTTTTATTTTTTTACAAAGCTATACGAATATGCTTAATTAAAAGCTTAAAAATATAAGTTAATGTTTAATATGTACATCTACAATTACTTAAACCCTGAAATAAATCAACGCCCAATGTAACAACATGTGTACCAGAACTAAAGCCTAAAATTTCGTTCATTATTATTTGATATGAATATCCGAAATATAGATTATTCTTTTTTAAACCTGCAATTGGTGCTATATATAAAGGCTTACCAATTTGATCATTTAAGAATCTGTAGTTAACACCTACATAGTAATAATCTTCAAAATTGTAGAACCTAAATTTTAAGTTTAAATCTGTTTCAGATCTACCATCACTTTCAAATAATTTATATAGTATAGATGGCTCAATTTCTAAATCACTATTTTTACTTTTTTTATACCTATAACCAGTATATAAATAGTAGTTTCTTAACGTATTAGGTTCAAAAGTTTCATTAAAATTAGATAAATCTTTACCTAATAAATTCGAAGCATTTAAACTTAAATAGTACTTATCTTTTCTATATAAAAACCCGACATCAAAGTTATGGTTAGTTGTAGATCTATCATCAGTAATACCTAAATCACCACCTGAATCTATGAATTCTTGAATATCAATTCTAAATTGATTAAAATTATAAGAGATACCAAAAGTTAAAAATTCATCTTCATACCTATCTAATGTAAGGTGATGTGCAAAAGATAATCTTGCTCCTTGTTGTTTTGTATATCCATTTTTATCGTTATATAAAAATACACCAACACCAGATCTATTACCAACCCTCATATCGGCAGCTAACGATTGTGTATCAGGAGCATCTTCAATACCAACCCATTGTGTTAATCCGTTTACACGAATTTTAACATGATCACCAATACCTGCGTAAGTTGGTGATAACACGAAAGGGTTATCTGCTAAATATTGAGAAAGTTGAGGAGAGTTTAATTCCTGGCCTTTTGTTATTAAAGTACATATGAGCAGTAAGCTGGTTAATACTAATTTTTTCATTGTATTGTAGGTTAATTTATTTATCTGTACAAAGTAAAATGTCCAACAAATTCTCTATCGTCATTTTCACCTTGTAACTTAATTACATACCAATAATCGCCTGTTGGGAGTTCAGTGTTTTGGTAGAAGCCTTCCCATCCTTTGTCGTTTGCACCCATACGGTAAACCTCTCTACCATAACGGTCAAATA
Encoded proteins:
- a CDS encoding head GIN domain-containing protein, with product MKQFFTFIFLLTTLVQVQGQDEEVTQKLEKFTTIKVYDGLSVNLIKSDNNKAIITGANTSKVALVTNEGVLKIRMEIGKIFSGYRTFIDLYYTDDLVTIDVNEDAKISNKESIKQDFLELKAQEGGELIINAQVEQLIIKTVTGGIITTTGFSDNQDVLINTGGIYQGKAFKTNFSTVNVNAGSKAEIYAINYVKASVKAGGEVLVYGNPKKMDEKTVFGGTITRM
- a CDS encoding LysE family translocator translates to MIEDIQAAIPLGFFLSFMIGPVFFVLLETSATKGFRAALSFDFGVIIADIVFLVIAYFSSFQLLENLSNQPGLYVFGGVILLVYGIVTFKKKQVKMRDENVKVTSGTYVSLFIKGFLLNFINIGVLVFWLGIIIIVGPSLDNDGERIMVFFGTMLASYFVTDLIKILLAKQLRKKLTPRRIFLVKKGLGVVLIICGLVLITKGFLPKDKLNIQEGIEMIREVEEN
- the folB gene encoding dihydroneopterin aldolase — translated: MGKIKVSNIRVYAYHGCLREESINGSDYRVDVEVLADLKKASISDDLNDTVDYVLINHIVKQEMAIKSKLLEHVAKRILDRILKECETVSLAEVTVSKINPPINGDVEMVSINLQLTR
- a CDS encoding ketopantoate reductase family protein; the protein is MNRKHIVIIGLGGVGGYFGFKINQTNEINKEHEISFIARDKTYNQVKENGLTLLSSEHKNTVTHPDAIYEHISEIENPDLILICVKEYDLERVCKQLFNIITDKTVLLPMMNGADIYDRIRAILPQTVVLPSCVYVASHIEEKGIVNHKGKPGKLIFGKDSEHKSENLDWILKLLETSKIDFEFKENALTAIWSKFIFIASFGLVSANHNSSIGAVCTDVSQKEEATKIMLEIKAIADKKSIFLADDIIQKTFEKAGTFPPKTPTSLQLDVHSGKNKTELELFAAAIINYGIALDISTLFTESIYSRIKANHKNLL
- a CDS encoding Crp/Fnr family transcriptional regulator, with protein sequence MDKSELKTYFHSLFAISEPVVKEITETFSYFTLDKNTVLLDKDTISTKTYFLEKGYIRSYILNEDNEEVTTNIYTAPCFVNDFLSFFKKQPTKEVYQTLTDCSFWETNFDNVQANFHNITEFREFSRLLFVINYYKLNDRLIEMASQKAETRYLNLLKLQPHIFYHVPLKIIASYLGITDSSLSRIRKEISKM
- a CDS encoding type IX secretion system membrane protein PorP/SprF is translated as MKKLVLTSLLLICTLITKGQELNSPQLSQYLADNPFVLSPTYAGIGDHVKIRVNGLTQWVGIEDAPDTQSLAADMRVGNRSGVGVFLYNDKNGYTKQQGARLSFAHHLTLDRYEDEFLTFGISYNFNQFRIDIQEFIDSGGDLGITDDRSTTNHNFDVGFLYRKDKYYLSLNASNLLGKDLSNFNETFEPNTLRNYYLYTGYRYKKSKNSDLEIEPSILYKLFESDGRSETDLNLKFRFYNFEDYYYVGVNYRFLNDQIGKPLYIAPIAGLKKNNLYFGYSYQIIMNEILGFSSGTHVVTLGVDLFQGLSNCRCTY